One window of the Amycolatopsis mediterranei genome contains the following:
- a CDS encoding ArsR/SmtB family transcription factor, with protein sequence MPTRARATEPLYRIKADLFKSLAHPIRIQVLEVLAAAGEEGTPVTRLLEVTDCEASHLSQHLAVLRRTGVVTSTRTGNAVEYWLAQPLVAELLVVARAFLLSSLSADSGRLQAARELPPLPGASPQAVLDAIAARA encoded by the coding sequence ATGCCCACCCGAGCCCGTGCGACCGAGCCGCTGTACCGGATCAAAGCCGATCTCTTCAAGTCCCTGGCCCACCCGATCCGGATCCAGGTGCTCGAGGTGCTGGCCGCGGCCGGCGAGGAAGGCACGCCGGTCACCCGGCTGCTCGAGGTGACCGACTGCGAAGCGTCGCACCTGTCCCAGCACCTCGCCGTGCTGCGCCGCACCGGCGTCGTCACCTCGACCCGCACGGGCAACGCCGTCGAGTACTGGCTCGCCCAGCCGCTCGTCGCGGAACTCCTGGTGGTGGCCCGGGCCTTCCTGCTGTCGAGCCTGAGCGCGGACTCCGGCCGGCTCCAGGCCGCCCGCGAACTGCCGCCGCTGCCAGGCGCCAGCCCGCAGGCCGTTCTCGACGCGATCGCGGCCAGGGCGTGA
- a CDS encoding SulP family inorganic anion transporter, which yields MSRLANTRELLPGRADYDLRAPVLRADLLAGLTVGVVALPLALAFGISSGAGAAAGLITAVVAGIVAAVFGGSPVQVSGPTGAMAVVLAPIVAVHGTASVALVSILGGVVVLVAGAARLGRLVGYLPWPVVEGFTLGIACIIFLQQIPAAVGTAAPAGRNPLPAAGAALAGAGGAVVGWTVATVAVVVATMLLLPKLHRGIPASLVAVAVATVAAEVTHAPVPRIGHLPSSLTPALPHFSFGVVHDLAGAVVAVAALAAIESLLSARVAATMTRGGPPVAPTRPDRELVGQGLASIVSGLFGGMPATGAIARTAVNVRSGARTRLAAIVHAVVILAVIYAATGLVSRIPLSALAGVLLVTSLRMVPPAAIREVVRASRSSAITFAVTALVTVAADLILAVEIGLLVAAFFALRHLAHAARARRDTLPGPAADGDEHIAVFRFEGAMFWGASERVAAEIAAAADDVLVVILRLSRLHILDATGAKALGETVEELEARGIAVLLKGVQDHHQHLLTTTGALRAGGHLFTSFDDAAAHARAHVRRVTAAPGQAR from the coding sequence GTGAGCCGCCTCGCGAACACCCGGGAGCTGCTCCCCGGCCGGGCCGACTACGACCTGCGCGCGCCGGTGCTGCGCGCGGACCTGCTCGCCGGCCTCACCGTCGGAGTCGTGGCCCTGCCCCTGGCGCTGGCCTTCGGCATCAGCTCGGGCGCCGGCGCCGCGGCCGGGCTCATCACCGCCGTGGTGGCCGGGATCGTCGCCGCGGTGTTCGGCGGCTCGCCGGTCCAGGTCTCCGGCCCGACCGGGGCCATGGCCGTCGTCCTGGCGCCGATCGTGGCCGTCCACGGGACGGCGTCGGTGGCACTGGTCTCGATCCTCGGCGGCGTGGTCGTGCTCGTCGCGGGCGCGGCGCGGCTGGGGAGGCTGGTGGGCTACCTGCCCTGGCCGGTCGTCGAGGGCTTCACGCTCGGCATCGCCTGCATCATCTTCCTCCAGCAGATCCCCGCGGCCGTCGGGACCGCCGCACCCGCCGGCCGGAACCCGCTGCCGGCCGCGGGAGCCGCGCTCGCGGGTGCCGGCGGCGCGGTGGTGGGCTGGACGGTGGCGACGGTCGCCGTCGTGGTGGCCACCATGCTCCTCCTGCCGAAGCTGCACCGCGGGATTCCGGCCTCGCTGGTGGCGGTGGCCGTGGCGACCGTCGCGGCCGAGGTCACGCACGCTCCCGTGCCCCGCATCGGGCACCTGCCGAGCAGCCTGACCCCTGCGCTGCCGCACTTCAGCTTCGGCGTGGTCCACGACCTCGCCGGGGCGGTCGTCGCCGTGGCCGCGCTGGCGGCCATCGAATCCCTGCTGTCCGCCCGGGTGGCCGCGACGATGACCCGCGGCGGCCCGCCGGTGGCGCCCACCCGCCCGGACCGCGAGCTCGTCGGCCAGGGCCTGGCCTCGATCGTCAGCGGCCTGTTCGGCGGAATGCCCGCGACCGGCGCGATCGCCCGCACCGCCGTCAACGTCCGCTCCGGGGCGCGCACGCGGCTCGCCGCCATCGTGCACGCCGTCGTGATCCTCGCGGTGATCTACGCCGCCACCGGGCTCGTCTCCCGGATCCCCCTCTCCGCCCTCGCCGGCGTCCTGCTGGTCACCAGCCTCCGGATGGTGCCACCGGCCGCGATCCGCGAAGTCGTCCGCGCGAGTCGTTCCAGCGCGATCACGTTCGCCGTGACCGCGCTCGTCACCGTCGCGGCCGACCTCATCCTCGCGGTCGAAATCGGTTTGCTCGTCGCCGCGTTCTTCGCGCTGCGCCACCTTGCCCACGCCGCCCGCGCCCGGCGCGACACCCTCCCCGGCCCGGCCGCCGACGGCGACGAGCACATCGCCGTCTTCCGCTTCGAAGGCGCCATGTTCTGGGGCGCTTCGGAACGCGTCGCCGCCGAGATCGCGGCCGCGGCCGACGACGTCCTCGTCGTCATCCTGCGGTTGTCCCGCCTGCACATCCTCGACGCCACCGGCGCGAAAGCACTGGGCGAGACCGTCGAAGAACTCGAAGCCCGGGGTATCGCGGTCCTGCTCAAAGGCGTCCAGGACCACCACCAGCACCTGCTGACCACCACCGGCGCCCTCCGCGCCGGCGGCCACCTCTTCACCAGCTTCGACGACGCGGCCGCGCACGCGCGCGCCCACGTCCGGCGCGTCACCGCCGCGCCGGGTCAGGCTCGCTGA
- a CDS encoding DoxX family membrane protein, with protein sequence MSIRPDEKKTTSVRRGTEPAPIPDFTAGPTVAGKSLAVLRVATGFVFLWAFVDKLFGLAYATPAKGAWISGGSPTKGFLSGVHVGPFESMFHAWAGTWWADTLFMLGLAAVGIAVIAGIGLRLSAAAGALMMLMMWAAEWPFALSTSTGAATHSTNPVIDYHIIYALVLIVLAAAAAGNTWGLGRRWAALVGDRTWLR encoded by the coding sequence ATGTCCATCCGACCGGATGAGAAGAAGACCACCTCGGTTCGCCGGGGTACCGAACCGGCGCCGATCCCCGATTTCACCGCCGGCCCCACCGTCGCCGGGAAGTCCCTGGCCGTCCTGCGCGTCGCGACCGGGTTCGTGTTCCTGTGGGCGTTCGTGGACAAGCTGTTCGGCCTGGCCTACGCGACCCCGGCGAAGGGCGCCTGGATCAGCGGCGGCTCGCCGACCAAGGGCTTCCTCAGCGGCGTGCACGTCGGCCCCTTCGAGTCGATGTTCCACGCCTGGGCCGGCACCTGGTGGGCCGACACGCTCTTCATGCTCGGCCTGGCCGCCGTCGGCATCGCCGTGATCGCCGGGATCGGACTGCGGCTGAGCGCCGCCGCCGGTGCGCTGATGATGCTCATGATGTGGGCCGCCGAGTGGCCGTTCGCCCTCAGCACCAGCACCGGCGCAGCGACGCACTCGACCAACCCGGTCATCGACTACCACATCATCTACGCCCTCGTCCTGATCGTGCTGGCCGCAGCGGCGGCCGGGAACACGTGGGGACTCGGCCGGCGCTGGGCCGCCCTCGTCGGCGACCGCACGTGGCTGCGCTGA
- a CDS encoding alcohol dehydrogenase catalytic domain-containing protein, translated as MVEAGSAVTTVKTGDKVLVSCISACRRCEHRGGQGTGSPRRGEVLRRGPDGATR; from the coding sequence ATCGTCGAGGCCGGCTCCGCGGTGACCACCGTCAAGACCGGCGACAAGGTTCTGGTCTCCTGTATCTCCGCGTGCAGGCGCTGCGAACATCGCGGTGGACAAGGAACCGGCTCGCCTCGACGCGGCGAAGTCCTTCGGCGCGGACCTGATGGTGCAACCCGGTGA
- a CDS encoding zinc-binding dehydrogenase, with translation MDKEPARLDAAKSFGADLMVQPGEAAAAVAEASGGLGADVAIEAVGVPETFEEAACPARRKVGSVDMTEPTLRRLGILPSFTAAVRGSSCPQVPAPPPFPSPAPGPSAPG, from the coding sequence GTGGACAAGGAACCGGCTCGCCTCGACGCGGCGAAGTCCTTCGGCGCGGACCTGATGGTGCAACCCGGTGAAGCGGCGGCCGCGGTGGCCGAGGCCAGCGGCGGGTTGGGCGCGGACGTCGCCATCGAAGCAGTCGGCGTCCCGGAGACGTTCGAAGAAGCGGCGTGTCCGGCCCGCCGCAAAGTGGGTTCGGTCGACATGACCGAACCCACTTTGCGGCGGCTGGGCATCTTGCCCTCCTTCACAGCAGCGGTCCGGGGTAGTAGCTGCCCGCAGGTTCCGGCGCCGCCGCCGTTTCCTTCTCCGGCTCCGGGACCGTCCGCGCCGGGATGA
- a CDS encoding universal stress protein — MTMASQGDIVVGVDHSAASVAALRWAVSEATQSGRQVVALRAWSFEPVADLGAAVAGSPETVADRERRQLEEVVGEVRAEHQGVAVRAELVEHSAAVALEEASKTAAMLVLGSHGRGRLLKLLVGSVAEHCLREARCPVVVIPARTVPEPEKETAAAPEPAGSYYPGPLL; from the coding sequence ATGACAATGGCAAGCCAGGGCGACATCGTCGTCGGCGTGGACCATTCGGCGGCGAGCGTGGCCGCGCTGCGCTGGGCGGTGTCGGAGGCCACGCAGAGCGGCCGCCAGGTCGTCGCGCTGCGGGCGTGGTCGTTCGAGCCGGTCGCCGACCTCGGTGCGGCGGTCGCCGGATCGCCGGAGACGGTCGCCGACCGGGAGCGGCGTCAGCTCGAAGAGGTCGTCGGCGAAGTGCGCGCGGAACACCAGGGTGTGGCCGTCCGGGCCGAGCTGGTCGAGCACTCGGCCGCGGTGGCCCTGGAGGAGGCGTCGAAGACCGCGGCGATGCTGGTGCTCGGCAGCCACGGCCGCGGCCGGCTGCTGAAGCTGCTGGTCGGTTCGGTCGCCGAGCACTGCCTGCGTGAGGCGCGCTGCCCGGTGGTGGTCATCCCGGCGCGGACGGTCCCGGAGCCGGAGAAGGAAACGGCGGCGGCGCCGGAACCTGCGGGCAGCTACTACCCCGGACCGCTGCTGTGA
- a CDS encoding Acg family FMN-binding oxidoreductase translates to MSRPLPAVFDQALASAVRAPSPHNTQPWRFVVEHEVIEIWLDRDRVLDIADPHGREARLACGAAAFNLVICLRANGLAAIVRMLPDPAEPDLVAVIRLDGNQKGTAAERKLAEAVFRRHTNRRPMLDKEVPSAARTALKSAALQEGGQVEYLNVSGRYSTVASLVRQAETLQSDDPAFRAEAAFWTHREPDSPDGVPRIASGPPPYGPGVVTLRASHENENLPPREYEQEPLLGVVLTRDRGPHAEVRAGMAMQRVLLTATVEGLATSFLSQPFETPRTREALGRIFAGLGQPHTLLRIGYGSPTRLTARRPIEDVLTHRAGRDVPAS, encoded by the coding sequence ATGAGCCGACCACTGCCCGCCGTGTTCGACCAAGCCCTCGCCTCGGCCGTGCGCGCGCCCTCACCGCACAACACCCAGCCCTGGCGGTTCGTCGTCGAGCACGAGGTGATCGAGATCTGGCTGGACCGCGACCGCGTCCTGGACATCGCCGACCCGCACGGGCGCGAAGCCCGGCTCGCCTGCGGTGCGGCCGCGTTCAACCTCGTCATCTGCCTGCGGGCCAACGGGCTCGCCGCGATCGTGCGGATGCTGCCGGACCCGGCCGAGCCGGACCTGGTCGCGGTGATCCGGCTCGACGGCAACCAGAAGGGCACCGCGGCGGAGCGCAAGCTCGCCGAAGCCGTGTTCCGCCGGCACACCAACCGCCGTCCGATGCTGGACAAGGAGGTGCCGTCCGCGGCGCGGACCGCGCTGAAGTCCGCGGCACTGCAGGAAGGTGGGCAGGTCGAGTACCTCAACGTGTCCGGCCGGTACAGCACGGTGGCGTCGCTGGTCCGGCAGGCCGAGACGCTGCAGTCGGACGATCCGGCCTTCCGTGCGGAAGCGGCGTTCTGGACCCACCGGGAGCCCGACAGCCCCGACGGTGTGCCGCGGATCGCGTCCGGGCCGCCCCCGTACGGGCCGGGGGTCGTGACGTTGCGCGCGTCGCACGAAAACGAGAACCTGCCGCCGCGCGAGTACGAGCAGGAGCCCCTGCTCGGCGTGGTCCTGACCCGGGATCGGGGCCCGCACGCGGAGGTCCGGGCCGGGATGGCGATGCAGCGGGTGCTGCTGACCGCGACCGTCGAAGGCCTGGCGACGTCCTTCCTGTCCCAGCCGTTCGAAACCCCGCGGACCCGGGAGGCGCTCGGCCGGATCTTCGCCGGGCTGGGGCAGCCGCACACGCTGCTGCGCATCGGCTACGGCTCGCCGACCCGGCTCACGGCCCGCCGCCCGATCGAGGACGTGCTTACCCACCGCGCCGGGCGGGATGTGCCGGCGAGCTGA
- a CDS encoding universal stress protein yields the protein MTSPKPHTGRAIVVGTDGTPRGDAALRWALEVGAHAGDVVRAILVRPRDSLLPGTSFAIQPHGRVPEADYSLDDHIAGLSVDTTASVETRTVHGDPATELVTASADADLLVLGTHRGGALTDLVLGSVGRECVRFSRCPVVVITPEAAHRLLPA from the coding sequence ATGACTTCGCCGAAACCGCACACGGGCCGCGCAATCGTCGTCGGGACGGACGGCACCCCCCGCGGCGACGCGGCCTTGAGGTGGGCGCTCGAGGTGGGCGCGCACGCCGGGGACGTTGTCCGCGCGATCCTGGTCCGGCCCCGGGACTCGCTGCTGCCGGGCACATCCTTCGCGATCCAGCCGCACGGCCGAGTGCCGGAGGCGGACTACTCGCTGGACGACCACATCGCCGGCTTGAGCGTCGACACGACAGCGTCGGTCGAAACCCGCACGGTCCACGGCGACCCGGCGACCGAACTGGTGACCGCATCGGCCGACGCGGACCTGCTGGTGCTGGGCACCCACCGCGGCGGCGCGCTGACCGATCTGGTGCTGGGCAGCGTCGGGCGCGAGTGCGTCCGGTTCTCCCGCTGCCCGGTCGTGGTCATCACCCCGGAGGCGGCCCACCGCCTCCTCCCGGCCTGA
- a CDS encoding cation-translocating P-type ATPase → MTMHLRTARPVADTAPEVDAREPVSRLLRDLRTDVTGLTAREAARRLQVSGPNALPSRGGAKWPLALLRQLIHPLALLLWLAAALAWFAGTTNLAIAIVGVVVLNGLLAFVQEQQAEKAVEALGRYLPDRAAVLRDGSVRHVPATEIVPGDVLVLAEGDRVPADARLVEGTLDVDASMLTGESAPVTRMADVHDDATRPLESPVLVFSGTVCVAGAAHALVHATGRHTEIGRIASLSARVGREESPLERQVRRVAWLIAGVAVVVGIGFLPLGWLAGLSWSAAFVFAIGLLVANVPEGLLPTITLALAAGVRSMAKEGALVKRLSAVETLGSTTVICTDKTGTLTRNAMHVEEVRDGLGEPPADSGVLASSLARCSTADLASESGDPTELALLAYAAGHGIALDPAVRKALYSFDPRLKRMSTVDLVGGSLFVATKGAPEQVVPRCTSALDASGAEVPLTGALRERIIERVDEMAGRALRVLAVARREVPSVPGSRDDAESDLCLLGLVGLVDPPRPEVAAAVADCHSAGITVHVVTGDNGLTAAEIARRVGIGADRVISGDELARMPEPALDEALTAGGEIVFSRAAPEDKLRIADALRDCGEVVAMTGDGVNDAPALRRADIGVAMGVGGTDVAKEAATVVLTDDNFATIVAGVREGRRVFDNVRKFVLYIFAHAVPEVLPFLLFAVSGGMIPLPLTVLQILAIDLGTETLPALALGREPAEPGLMSRRPRRRSEGVVTGRMLGRAWGIMGLLSGILVLGAFFAVLAAAGWHPGADVSAGASLHHAYLQATTASFAAIVFCQIGTAFASRTERVSLRAVGLTTNRLLLGGIVFELVFAAALIYLPPLQSLFGTAALPAWVIALMLPMPVLVWGADELFRWATRRH, encoded by the coding sequence ATGACCATGCACCTGAGGACGGCGAGACCCGTCGCTGACACCGCTCCGGAGGTCGACGCGCGCGAGCCCGTTTCGCGTCTGCTGCGGGATCTGCGCACCGATGTCACCGGCCTGACCGCCCGCGAAGCCGCCCGCCGTCTCCAGGTGAGCGGCCCGAACGCGCTGCCGTCCCGCGGCGGGGCGAAATGGCCGCTGGCGCTGCTGCGGCAGCTGATCCACCCGCTCGCCCTGCTGCTGTGGCTCGCGGCGGCCCTCGCCTGGTTCGCCGGGACGACGAACCTCGCGATCGCGATCGTCGGGGTCGTCGTGCTCAACGGCCTGCTGGCGTTCGTCCAGGAGCAGCAGGCGGAGAAGGCCGTGGAAGCGCTCGGCCGGTACCTGCCCGACCGCGCGGCGGTGCTGCGCGACGGCAGCGTCCGGCACGTCCCGGCGACCGAGATCGTGCCCGGGGACGTGCTGGTGCTCGCCGAGGGCGACCGCGTCCCGGCGGATGCCCGGCTGGTGGAAGGCACTCTCGACGTCGACGCGTCGATGCTCACGGGGGAGTCGGCGCCGGTGACGCGGATGGCCGACGTCCACGACGACGCGACGCGGCCGCTGGAGTCGCCGGTGCTCGTCTTCAGCGGCACGGTGTGCGTCGCCGGCGCCGCCCACGCGCTCGTGCACGCCACCGGACGGCACACCGAGATCGGCCGGATCGCCTCGCTCTCGGCCCGGGTGGGGCGCGAGGAAAGCCCCCTCGAACGGCAGGTGCGCCGGGTCGCCTGGCTGATCGCCGGCGTCGCCGTCGTGGTCGGCATCGGGTTCCTGCCGCTGGGCTGGCTGGCCGGGCTGTCGTGGTCGGCCGCGTTCGTGTTCGCGATCGGCCTGCTCGTGGCCAACGTCCCCGAAGGCCTCCTGCCGACGATCACCCTGGCGCTGGCCGCCGGGGTGCGGTCGATGGCCAAGGAGGGCGCGCTGGTCAAGCGGCTGTCCGCGGTGGAGACCCTGGGGTCCACGACGGTCATCTGCACCGACAAGACCGGAACGCTGACCCGCAACGCGATGCACGTCGAAGAGGTCCGGGACGGGCTGGGCGAGCCGCCGGCCGACTCCGGAGTGCTGGCTTCGTCGCTCGCGCGCTGCAGCACCGCCGACCTCGCCTCGGAGAGCGGCGATCCGACGGAACTGGCCCTGCTGGCCTACGCGGCCGGCCACGGGATCGCGCTCGACCCGGCGGTCCGGAAGGCGCTGTACTCGTTCGACCCTCGGCTCAAGCGGATGTCCACGGTGGACTTGGTGGGTGGTTCGCTGTTCGTGGCGACCAAGGGTGCGCCCGAACAGGTGGTGCCGCGGTGCACCTCGGCGCTCGACGCGTCCGGCGCGGAGGTGCCGCTGACGGGAGCACTGCGGGAGCGGATCATCGAGCGTGTCGATGAGATGGCGGGCCGGGCGCTGCGCGTGCTGGCCGTGGCCCGGCGCGAGGTGCCGTCGGTTCCGGGGAGCCGCGACGACGCGGAATCGGACCTGTGCCTGCTCGGGCTGGTCGGCCTGGTCGACCCACCGCGACCGGAGGTGGCCGCCGCGGTCGCGGACTGCCACTCGGCGGGGATCACGGTCCACGTCGTGACGGGGGACAACGGCTTGACGGCCGCGGAGATCGCCCGCCGCGTCGGGATCGGCGCGGACCGGGTGATCAGCGGCGACGAGCTCGCCCGGATGCCGGAACCGGCTCTCGACGAAGCGCTCACCGCCGGCGGCGAGATCGTGTTCTCCCGGGCCGCGCCGGAGGACAAGCTGCGCATCGCCGACGCGTTGCGCGACTGTGGCGAGGTCGTGGCGATGACGGGCGACGGCGTCAACGACGCGCCGGCGTTGCGCCGCGCGGACATCGGCGTGGCGATGGGCGTCGGCGGCACGGACGTGGCCAAGGAAGCGGCGACGGTCGTGCTGACCGATGACAACTTCGCCACGATCGTCGCGGGTGTCCGGGAAGGGCGGCGCGTCTTCGACAACGTCCGGAAGTTCGTGCTGTACATCTTCGCGCACGCGGTGCCGGAAGTGCTGCCGTTCCTGCTGTTCGCGGTGTCGGGCGGGATGATCCCGCTGCCGCTGACGGTGTTGCAGATCCTCGCGATCGACCTGGGCACGGAGACCCTGCCGGCGCTGGCTTTGGGTCGCGAGCCCGCGGAGCCCGGCCTGATGTCCCGCCGGCCGCGACGCCGTTCCGAAGGCGTGGTCACGGGCCGGATGTTGGGGCGGGCGTGGGGAATCATGGGCCTGCTGTCCGGCATCCTGGTGCTGGGAGCGTTCTTCGCGGTGCTGGCGGCGGCGGGCTGGCACCCGGGCGCGGACGTCTCGGCCGGAGCCTCGCTGCACCACGCGTACCTCCAGGCGACGACGGCCAGCTTCGCGGCGATCGTGTTCTGCCAGATCGGCACGGCGTTCGCGTCCCGCACGGAGCGGGTGTCGCTGCGGGCCGTGGGGTTGACGACGAACCGGCTCCTGCTGGGCGGGATCGTGTTCGAGCTCGTCTTCGCGGCGGCGTTGATCTACCTGCCGCCGCTGCAGTCGCTGTTCGGGACGGCGGCGTTGCCGGCGTGGGTGATCGCGCTGATGCTGCCGATGCCGGTCCTGGTGTGGGGCGCGGACGAACTGTTCCGCTGGGCCACCCGTCGGCACTGA